In a single window of the Necator americanus strain Aroian chromosome X, whole genome shotgun sequence genome:
- a CDS encoding hypothetical protein (NECATOR_CHRX.G21604.T1) yields MVDLKQQLNAIDYFGVIAVWLSFFSIIFIISVTCILWCCVSKDDDSTVFAKYGMGPRQRQRTPTHVETY; encoded by the exons aTGGTTGATTTGAAACAGCAACTGAACGCTATTGACTATTTTGGAGTGATTGCAGTATGGTTGAGCTTCTTTTCTATAATATTCATCATCTCTGTAACATGTATTCTTTGGTGCTGTGTCAGCAAAGATGACGATTCGACTGTCTTCGCAAag tATGGTAtgggacctcgtcaacgtcaaaGGACACCAACACATGTCGA GACCTATTGA